One Mesorhizobium sp. L-2-11 genomic region harbors:
- the tssJ gene encoding type VI secretion system lipoprotein TssJ, with amino-acid sequence MIDRREFVVALGATGLLAACQSGPPKPSAVTVNLTGAAGMNPGPGGGDRPVTVLVMRLRSTGKFNSADYFALQGDAGSALAGDLIGSDQISVGPGKTASKTITVEPDAAALGFVALVREPGGRSWRTTKSVSPGSTVTVNVTLGSGGISA; translated from the coding sequence ATGATCGATCGCCGCGAATTTGTCGTTGCCCTGGGCGCAACCGGGCTGCTTGCTGCTTGCCAGAGCGGTCCGCCAAAGCCATCCGCGGTGACCGTCAACCTGACCGGCGCGGCCGGCATGAACCCGGGACCAGGCGGCGGCGACCGGCCGGTGACGGTCCTCGTGATGCGGCTGCGCAGCACCGGTAAATTCAACTCGGCCGATTATTTCGCGCTGCAGGGGGATGCCGGCTCGGCACTCGCAGGCGATCTCATCGGATCCGACCAGATCTCCGTCGGGCCCGGAAAGACCGCATCCAAAACCATCACGGTCGAGCCGGACGCGGCTGCGCTGGGCTTCGTTGCCCTCGTTCGCGAGCCCGGCGGCCGCAGCTGGCGTACGACCAAGTCGGTGTCGCCGGGATCAACAGTTACCGTCAACGTCACGCTTGGCAGCGGCGGCATTTCTGCCTAG